Proteins encoded in a region of the Synechococcus sp. BIOS-U3-1 genome:
- a CDS encoding phosphoglycerate kinase, producing MAKRSLASLSGADLSGKRVLVRVDFNVPLNDAGAITDDTRIRAALPTVKDLIDKGAKVILSAHFGRPKGQVNDAMRLTPVAARLSELLGKPVSKTDSCIGPDAEAKVNAMANGDVVLLENVRFFAEEEKNEAGFAEKLAALAEVYVNDAFGAAHRAHASTEGVTKFLKPAVAGFLMEKELQYLQGAVDDPKRPLAAIVGGSKVSSKIGVLEALIDKCDKVLIGGGMIFTFYKARGLSVGKSLVEEDKLELAKELEAKAKAKGVQLLLPTDVMLADNFAPDANSQIADINAIPDGWMGLDIGPDSIKVFQDALADCKTVIWNGPMGVFEFDKFAAGTNAIATTLAELSGKGCCTIIGGGDSVAAVEKAGLAEKMSHISTGGGASLELLEGKVLPGVAALDAA from the coding sequence ATGGCGAAGCGTTCCCTGGCCAGCCTCTCCGGCGCCGACCTCAGCGGAAAACGTGTTCTCGTGCGGGTCGATTTCAATGTGCCCCTGAATGATGCCGGGGCCATCACAGATGACACCCGCATCCGTGCCGCGCTGCCCACCGTTAAGGATCTGATCGACAAGGGAGCCAAGGTGATCCTGTCCGCCCACTTCGGACGGCCCAAGGGTCAGGTGAATGACGCCATGCGTCTCACTCCCGTTGCTGCACGTCTGAGCGAACTGCTGGGCAAGCCTGTCTCCAAGACCGACAGCTGCATCGGACCTGACGCCGAAGCCAAGGTGAACGCCATGGCGAATGGTGATGTGGTTCTGCTGGAGAACGTGCGTTTCTTCGCGGAAGAAGAGAAGAACGAAGCTGGTTTCGCCGAAAAACTGGCAGCTCTGGCTGAGGTGTATGTGAACGACGCCTTCGGCGCCGCCCACCGTGCTCACGCCTCCACCGAAGGAGTGACCAAGTTCCTCAAACCCGCGGTAGCGGGCTTCCTGATGGAAAAGGAGCTGCAGTACCTGCAGGGTGCTGTTGACGATCCCAAGCGTCCCCTCGCCGCCATTGTCGGTGGCTCCAAGGTGAGCTCCAAGATCGGCGTGCTAGAAGCCCTGATCGACAAGTGCGACAAGGTGCTGATCGGCGGCGGCATGATCTTCACTTTCTACAAAGCGCGCGGTCTGTCAGTCGGTAAGAGCCTGGTAGAAGAAGACAAGCTCGAACTGGCGAAGGAGCTTGAAGCCAAAGCCAAGGCCAAAGGTGTTCAACTGCTGCTTCCCACAGACGTGATGCTCGCCGACAACTTCGCTCCCGACGCCAACAGCCAGATTGCTGACATCAACGCCATTCCTGACGGCTGGATGGGTCTGGACATCGGCCCTGACTCCATCAAGGTGTTCCAAGACGCTCTCGCCGACTGCAAGACCGTGATCTGGAACGGCCCCATGGGCGTGTTCGAGTTCGACAAGTTCGCAGCCGGTACCAACGCCATCGCCACCACGCTGGCTGAACTCAGCGGCAAAGGCTGCTGCACGATCATCGGCGGAGGCGACTCTGTTGCAGCTGTGGAGAAGGCTGGCCTGGCCGAGAAGATGTCTCATATCTCCACTGGTGGTGGCGCCAGTCTGGAGCTTCTGGAAGGCAAGGTACTGCCAGGAGTGGCTGCTCTCGACGCCGCCTGA
- a CDS encoding universal stress protein — protein MFETVLFPIDQSRGALDPADKALELARRYGSRLVLLSVLQPVSAERHDHEVGAGVLRQTRERVEQAGVTCQEVERSGMPASVICDVADELNVDVIVMGIGGLNLESDSGSTAAGVLQRASCPVLVVP, from the coding sequence ATGTTCGAGACCGTGCTGTTCCCGATCGATCAGAGCCGTGGGGCCCTGGATCCCGCGGACAAGGCCCTAGAGCTTGCCCGCCGTTATGGCAGTCGTCTGGTGTTGCTGTCGGTGTTGCAGCCTGTTAGTGCTGAGAGGCATGACCACGAAGTGGGTGCAGGGGTGCTCAGGCAAACCCGTGAACGCGTTGAACAGGCCGGCGTCACTTGCCAAGAGGTCGAGCGCAGTGGCATGCCCGCCTCTGTGATCTGTGATGTGGCTGATGAGTTGAATGTGGATGTGATTGTGATGGGAATCGGGGGCTTGAATTTGGAATCCGACAGCGGCAGCACGGCTGCAGGGGTGCTTCAACGGGCGTCCTGTCCTGTGTTGGTGGTGCCGTGA
- a CDS encoding DUF2062 domain-containing protein — MGLMLRKAHRRLQRSLQWIWQQEGTPGQRARGLAAGIFCGCFPIFGLQTLVGIALASVVRGNHLLAAAGTWISNPFTYLPLYWFNYRIGALLLGPGREWPGFDTLQLNGFSQLGWSVISRLLLGSSITGTVCAALGWWLSLSWLLQQQRKR; from the coding sequence ATGGGCCTGATGCTGAGAAAGGCACATCGACGCCTGCAGAGAAGTCTGCAATGGATCTGGCAACAGGAAGGCACTCCAGGACAGCGCGCCCGTGGGCTTGCAGCCGGCATCTTCTGTGGCTGCTTTCCAATCTTCGGTTTGCAGACACTGGTGGGAATCGCCCTGGCCAGTGTGGTGCGCGGGAACCATTTGCTGGCAGCCGCTGGCACCTGGATCAGCAATCCCTTCACCTATCTGCCGCTTTACTGGTTCAACTACCGAATCGGGGCTCTGCTGCTAGGCCCGGGTCGCGAATGGCCAGGCTTCGACACCCTTCAGCTGAATGGATTCAGCCAGTTGGGCTGGAGCGTGATCAGCCGTTTGCTGCTGGGCTCCAGCATCACAGGGACGGTCTGCGCGGCACTGGGATGGTGGCTCAGCCTGAGTTGGCTCCTACAGCAACAGCGCAAACGCTGA
- a CDS encoding cellulose binding domain-containing protein produces MTPSESLQVSIGGDIWWGGFTADLAITNSSDQALEDWTISFTSRHQLDRNAWGVALESESLENGLTRYTLTGADWGSRIPAGATINVGFNGTQGSELGRDGSLTEQMLVSEAGWNTNTSTDTNPDYAMTMAEMSMNAAGMDDHAGHDHSMHQHAASAGAYRDINSWGNFHDSNHNSEHNELVGGRTAITTEALTAYNGLRAFAGLDAVGVEAVGEWAFTNGMTNNSQAWGNDTKGVGLWYAMQGAKVGWIADQAYDPQILADIQRTARLGSQDDVMEMVREFGHAGFADYIEQSGLRNNFINTLKMEPHYGGWMHGRTHGFLDIEGVAIAHDINHLTVLGWDQDQPFMNDTFDWPQWPALDVSDSTVINYYQGIVSLGNPLAQNLEALASPGVINQEPQPVPSPGSILPEIQPEEADPLTGEPLDIEISGDLWWGGFTASLTVTNQSEQQLEDWSLSFNSNHKFYGESWGVDVATEQLGGELYRYELSGADWGSSIGAGQSMTVGFNALSGTDLGRSGNLSEAMLLAADSEITPL; encoded by the coding sequence ATGACGCCATCTGAGTCACTGCAGGTCTCAATCGGTGGGGACATTTGGTGGGGCGGCTTCACTGCCGATCTGGCCATCACCAATTCAAGTGATCAAGCGCTTGAAGACTGGACCATCAGCTTCACCAGTCGCCATCAACTCGACCGCAATGCTTGGGGAGTCGCTCTCGAAAGCGAGTCCTTGGAGAACGGACTGACGCGCTACACCCTCACAGGCGCGGATTGGGGCAGTCGCATCCCAGCAGGAGCAACTATCAATGTTGGCTTCAACGGAACACAGGGCAGTGAGCTTGGACGCGACGGCAGCTTGACCGAACAGATGCTGGTTTCAGAGGCTGGCTGGAACACCAACACCAGCACCGACACCAATCCCGACTACGCCATGACCATGGCCGAGATGTCGATGAACGCAGCCGGAATGGACGACCATGCCGGCCACGATCACTCCATGCATCAGCACGCTGCCTCAGCAGGGGCTTACAGGGATATCAACAGCTGGGGAAATTTCCATGACTCCAATCACAATTCCGAGCACAACGAACTGGTCGGAGGCCGCACAGCCATCACGACCGAAGCCTTAACGGCCTACAACGGCTTACGTGCTTTCGCAGGACTTGATGCTGTTGGCGTTGAAGCGGTTGGCGAATGGGCGTTTACCAACGGCATGACCAACAATTCACAAGCCTGGGGGAATGACACCAAAGGGGTCGGACTTTGGTATGCCATGCAGGGAGCCAAGGTGGGCTGGATTGCAGATCAGGCGTATGACCCTCAGATCCTCGCTGATATCCAACGAACGGCACGACTGGGATCCCAAGACGACGTCATGGAAATGGTCCGTGAGTTTGGCCATGCGGGATTTGCCGACTACATCGAGCAATCCGGGCTGAGGAACAACTTCATTAACACCTTGAAAATGGAGCCCCATTACGGAGGCTGGATGCATGGCCGCACCCATGGATTTTTAGACATTGAAGGTGTGGCGATTGCCCATGACATCAATCACCTCACGGTTCTGGGATGGGATCAGGACCAACCGTTCATGAATGACACCTTTGACTGGCCACAATGGCCGGCACTGGATGTTTCTGACTCCACGGTGATCAACTACTACCAGGGGATTGTTTCGCTGGGCAATCCACTTGCTCAGAATTTGGAGGCACTAGCAAGCCCTGGAGTCATCAATCAGGAACCACAACCCGTTCCTTCGCCAGGATCAATTCTCCCCGAAATCCAACCAGAAGAAGCTGATCCTCTAACAGGCGAACCTCTCGATATCGAGATCAGCGGTGATCTGTGGTGGGGAGGATTCACCGCCTCCCTCACAGTGACGAATCAGAGCGAACAGCAACTTGAGGACTGGTCGCTGAGTTTCAACAGCAACCACAAGTTCTATGGCGAGTCCTGGGGAGTCGACGTGGCAACTGAGCAGTTAGGTGGAGAGCTCTATCGCTACGAACTCTCCGGAGCGGATTGGGGCTCATCGATCGGTGCTGGCCAATCCATGACGGTGGGCTTCAATGCGCTCTCAGGCACGGATCTAGGCCGTAGCGGAAACCTGAGCGAAGCCATGTTGCTAGCAGCAGATAGCGAAATCACACCGCTCTGA
- a CDS encoding RluA family pseudouridine synthase — MSRAWSRPPLPEETFTHGFGEGDGDLLSLTYPKPLPMRLDRWLVSQRTEQSRARIQKFIDAGYVRVNGKTGKAKTPLREGDEVQLWMPPPEPLPYLKPQPMDLDVLFEDEHLIVINKPAGLTVHPAPGNKDGTLVNGLLHHCPDLPGISGKLRPGIVHRLDKDTTGCIVIAKSQEALVRLQIQIQKRIASREYLAVVHGVPAGDSGTIVGAIGRHPVDRKKYAVVSGDNGRHARTHWSLEERLGDYSLLRFKLDTGRTHQIRVHCAHMNHPVVGDPTYSRCRKLPIELPGQALHAFQLGLDHPISRERMLFESPLPPVMEKLLMVLRRRV, encoded by the coding sequence ATGAGTCGTGCCTGGAGTCGCCCTCCGCTGCCGGAAGAAACGTTCACTCACGGGTTCGGCGAGGGGGATGGAGATTTGCTGTCGCTTACCTATCCCAAGCCGCTGCCGATGAGGCTGGACCGTTGGCTGGTGAGTCAGCGCACCGAGCAGAGCCGCGCCCGCATTCAGAAGTTCATTGATGCTGGGTATGTGCGTGTGAACGGCAAGACCGGCAAGGCCAAGACACCGCTACGCGAGGGCGATGAGGTGCAGCTCTGGATGCCTCCACCGGAGCCGCTGCCCTATCTCAAGCCGCAGCCGATGGATCTCGATGTGCTCTTTGAGGATGAGCATCTGATCGTGATCAACAAACCTGCCGGTCTCACAGTGCATCCGGCACCGGGTAACAAAGACGGCACTCTTGTGAACGGTTTGCTGCATCACTGCCCCGATCTGCCCGGCATCAGCGGCAAGCTGCGGCCTGGAATCGTGCACCGGCTCGATAAGGACACCACCGGTTGCATCGTGATTGCCAAAAGCCAAGAGGCTCTGGTGCGCCTTCAGATCCAGATCCAGAAACGTATCGCTTCACGGGAATATCTGGCAGTGGTGCATGGTGTGCCTGCTGGAGACAGCGGCACGATTGTGGGAGCGATCGGTCGCCACCCGGTCGACCGTAAGAAATATGCGGTTGTCAGTGGAGACAATGGCCGTCACGCCCGCACGCACTGGAGCCTGGAGGAGCGACTCGGTGATTATTCGCTGCTCCGTTTCAAGCTGGATACCGGCCGCACCCATCAGATCCGGGTGCATTGCGCGCACATGAATCACCCGGTTGTAGGCGATCCCACCTACAGCCGCTGCCGCAAATTACCGATTGAATTGCCGGGCCAGGCCCTGCATGCCTTTCAACTCGGCCTCGATCACCCGATCAGCCGTGAGCGGATGCTGTTTGAATCTCCACTTCCGCCGGTGATGGAGAAATTACTGATGGTGCTTAGGAGACGGGTCTGA
- a CDS encoding RelA/SpoT family protein: MLNATSETVAVEIRNGSAAPACGLVALRDRPIRTADDYGIDLPPWLRECIDHVPPGIGHSCPTDSEALLAAAFDFAFQLHEGQFRASGDPYIVHPVAVADLLRDIGASASVIAAGFLHDVVEDTDVTPEQLESHFGPEVRELVEGVTKLGGLHFTNRTEAQAENLRKMFLAMASDIRVVLVKLADRLHNMRTLGALREEKRQRIARETREIYAPLANRLGIGRFKWELEDLSFKLLEPEAFREIQQEVATKRSEREDRLGVTVQLLSDRLAAVGLENCEVSGRPKHLFGIWTKMQRQQKAFHEIYDVAALRILTPSVEACYRALAVVHDTFRPIPGRFKDYIGLPKPNGYQSLHTAVIGRHRPIEVQIRTLEMHRVAEFGIAAHWKYKEGGSPAAGGDTERFNWLRQLVDWQQEGGADDHNDYLASIKEDLFDEEVFVFTPKGDVLGLRKGSTAVDFAYRIHSEVGNHCHGVRINDRLSPLSTPLQNGDFVNVLMSKTAHPSLDWLNFVATPTARNRIRQWYKRSHRDETIERGKDLLERELGRSGFDALLSSDAMTRVAERCNLLSTEDLLAALGFGAVTLHQVLNRLREEIRLQATIAEPPLSNEDVARQLVQQAETGTPRPSHDQQDPILGVEGLDYRLGGCCSPLPGEAILGTVALGNHGITVHRQDCSNVEAIPSERRLPVRWNPALATRSQRFPAQLRIEVIDRVGILKDILMRLSDGRINVSDARVKTSYGKPARIDLRLELASAEQLQRTMHQIRSMADVIDIARSSGT, translated from the coding sequence ATGCTCAACGCCACCTCCGAGACGGTTGCAGTGGAGATCCGGAACGGATCTGCTGCACCGGCTTGCGGTCTTGTGGCTTTGAGGGATCGCCCTATCCGCACAGCGGACGACTACGGCATTGATCTGCCTCCTTGGTTGCGTGAGTGCATCGATCATGTGCCACCAGGAATCGGTCACAGCTGCCCCACCGATTCAGAGGCTCTGCTGGCGGCGGCTTTTGATTTCGCTTTTCAGTTGCACGAGGGCCAGTTCCGAGCTAGCGGAGACCCTTACATCGTCCATCCGGTGGCGGTGGCTGATCTGCTCAGGGATATCGGTGCCAGTGCCAGTGTGATCGCTGCCGGATTCCTCCACGATGTGGTGGAGGACACGGACGTCACCCCAGAGCAACTGGAGAGTCATTTCGGACCGGAGGTTCGGGAGCTGGTGGAAGGGGTCACCAAGCTTGGGGGTCTTCACTTCACCAATCGCACCGAGGCTCAGGCTGAAAACCTGCGCAAGATGTTTCTGGCGATGGCCAGTGATATCCGAGTCGTGCTGGTGAAGCTTGCGGATCGGTTGCACAACATGCGCACTCTTGGGGCGTTGCGGGAGGAAAAGCGTCAGCGCATTGCTCGGGAAACGCGGGAGATTTATGCACCTTTGGCCAATCGGCTTGGCATCGGCCGCTTCAAATGGGAGCTGGAGGATCTGTCCTTCAAATTGCTTGAGCCAGAAGCCTTCAGGGAGATTCAGCAGGAAGTTGCGACCAAGCGCAGCGAGCGGGAGGATCGTCTAGGGGTCACCGTTCAGTTGCTCAGTGATCGACTGGCGGCTGTCGGGCTTGAGAACTGCGAGGTGAGCGGCCGGCCCAAGCACCTCTTCGGCATCTGGACCAAGATGCAGCGCCAACAAAAAGCCTTCCACGAGATCTATGACGTGGCGGCTCTGAGGATCCTTACCCCCAGCGTTGAAGCCTGCTACAGGGCTCTTGCGGTTGTCCACGACACCTTCCGCCCCATTCCTGGTCGCTTCAAGGACTACATCGGTCTGCCCAAGCCCAATGGCTATCAGTCGTTGCATACGGCTGTGATCGGACGGCATCGTCCGATCGAAGTGCAGATCCGAACGCTTGAAATGCACCGGGTGGCGGAGTTCGGAATTGCTGCGCACTGGAAATACAAGGAGGGTGGTTCACCAGCCGCCGGTGGCGATACGGAACGCTTCAACTGGTTGCGGCAGCTTGTTGACTGGCAACAGGAGGGGGGAGCTGACGACCACAACGACTACCTCGCCTCGATTAAGGAAGATCTCTTCGATGAAGAGGTGTTCGTTTTCACCCCGAAAGGCGATGTCTTGGGTTTGCGCAAGGGTTCGACGGCCGTGGATTTTGCTTATCGCATCCACTCAGAAGTGGGCAATCACTGCCATGGCGTGCGCATTAACGACCGACTTTCTCCTCTGTCGACGCCGCTCCAGAACGGCGATTTTGTGAATGTGCTCATGAGCAAGACTGCACACCCCAGCCTGGATTGGCTCAATTTTGTGGCGACGCCCACTGCCCGCAATCGCATCCGCCAGTGGTACAAGCGCAGTCATCGGGATGAAACGATCGAGCGCGGCAAGGATCTGCTCGAACGGGAGCTGGGACGCAGCGGTTTTGATGCTCTGCTCAGCAGTGATGCGATGACGCGTGTGGCTGAGCGTTGTAACCTGCTCAGCACCGAGGATCTGCTCGCGGCCCTCGGCTTCGGAGCTGTCACCTTGCATCAGGTGCTCAACCGGCTGCGAGAGGAGATTCGTCTGCAGGCCACCATCGCTGAGCCACCGCTCAGTAACGAAGACGTTGCCCGCCAGCTGGTGCAGCAGGCGGAAACCGGCACTCCACGACCTAGTCATGATCAGCAGGATCCAATCCTTGGTGTTGAGGGTCTCGATTACCGCCTCGGTGGTTGTTGCAGCCCTCTCCCCGGTGAGGCGATTCTGGGCACGGTTGCCCTCGGCAACCATGGCATTACCGTGCATCGCCAGGACTGCTCCAATGTGGAGGCGATTCCGAGTGAACGGCGATTGCCTGTTCGCTGGAACCCGGCCTTAGCGACCAGAAGCCAACGCTTCCCTGCTCAGCTGCGGATTGAGGTCATCGATCGTGTCGGGATTCTCAAAGACATCCTGATGCGCCTATCCGATGGACGCATCAATGTCAGTGATGCCCGCGTCAAAACCAGCTATGGAAAGCCGGCACGCATTGATCTGCGTCTGGAGCTGGCCAGTGCCGAGCAGCTGCAGCGCACGATGCACCAGATCCGTTCAATGGCGGATGTGATCGACATTGCACGCAGCAGCGGCACCTGA
- a CDS encoding transporter substrate-binding domain-containing protein: protein MSRRLRTVLILSLGTFWGCAMGGLQHPSHANNEITDAQDPVDVIWFPNPPYAVNRKGVPAGFEIDLWRMIAETRQIPYRIRKADSFEDLLEAIQTNQADLAISGVLINENRSKQFRFSFPTASSDLKIYTLDNQEPTAIKMLRILLSKQVLLIFLGLAVIACIFALPVWFVERKRPDLADKRKRHQLVFILQKTLLLSTDHTRHTRTRLISIGSLFARVLLTAYFTSFILKVATSETNANSGNQMEDLNFEILKNSTFAAIPGYIQTSILKSSGAKTVDCDVAETCIGLLQSGKADAILDDMLTMRSALKTMPPEPKVTPASEKLMTLFMAFAISDQFGKDPRSRIINDGIARSYYDGTHAKLSRIWLQE, encoded by the coding sequence ATGTCGAGACGACTAAGAACCGTCCTAATCCTGAGCCTGGGTACTTTCTGGGGTTGTGCGATGGGAGGTTTGCAGCACCCGTCTCACGCCAACAACGAGATCACGGATGCTCAGGATCCTGTGGACGTGATCTGGTTTCCCAATCCTCCCTATGCCGTCAACCGCAAAGGCGTGCCCGCAGGGTTTGAGATCGATCTGTGGCGCATGATTGCCGAAACACGCCAGATCCCCTATCGCATTCGCAAGGCGGACAGCTTTGAAGACTTACTGGAAGCCATCCAAACCAACCAAGCCGATCTGGCCATTTCCGGTGTTCTGATTAACGAGAATCGCAGCAAACAATTCCGGTTTTCCTTTCCAACTGCCAGTAGTGATCTGAAGATCTACACCCTGGACAACCAGGAGCCAACAGCTATCAAAATGTTGCGCATTTTGCTATCGAAGCAGGTGTTATTGATCTTCCTGGGACTAGCAGTAATCGCCTGCATCTTCGCGCTACCGGTTTGGTTCGTGGAGCGGAAAAGGCCTGATCTTGCGGATAAGCGCAAGCGGCACCAACTGGTGTTCATTCTTCAAAAGACCCTGCTGCTCTCAACAGATCACACACGCCATACCCGCACTCGCTTGATCTCTATCGGCTCCCTGTTCGCAAGAGTTCTGCTCACGGCCTATTTCACATCATTCATCCTCAAAGTCGCGACCAGCGAAACGAACGCGAACAGCGGCAATCAGATGGAAGACCTCAACTTCGAGATCCTGAAAAACAGCACATTTGCCGCCATCCCTGGATATATCCAAACGTCAATCCTGAAAAGCAGCGGCGCCAAAACAGTGGATTGCGACGTTGCAGAAACCTGCATTGGCCTACTCCAGTCAGGGAAAGCCGATGCCATTCTCGACGACATGCTGACGATGCGTTCAGCCTTGAAAACCATGCCACCAGAACCGAAGGTGACACCAGCATCGGAGAAGCTGATGACCTTGTTCATGGCCTTTGCGATCTCCGACCAATTCGGCAAGGATCCACGATCCCGCATAATCAACGACGGCATTGCGCGCAGCTATTACGACGGCACTCACGCCAAGTTGAGTCGAATCTGGCTTCAGGAATAG
- a CDS encoding ABC transporter ATP-binding protein — protein sequence MTTAPGTVLELDQFRLRYPGSQAWTLDGLDLRLRPGERLALVGPSGCGKSTVARAALQLLPPGSSCEGGLTLNGHDPRSLNLADLRRLRGESVGLVFQDPMTRLNPLMTVGGHLLDTLRAHRPEMNDMERLQRAEELLEQVGIGATRFRAYPHEFSGGMRQRLAIALAIALSPPLVIADEPTTSLDVAVAGQVMAALRTLCEELGSGLLLITHDLAMAHRWCERMAVLDGGRVVEINRSDVVLTYPSSRVGQRLLAAARAREGGSSPEAPDANTVLSVQELRCWHNLGGPPWNPSWLKAVDGISFQLRAGETLGVVGGSGCGKSTLCRALMGLTPIRGGWVQLLGKDLLKLRGREARQVRRTIQMVFQDPLACLNPAMSVLDAIVDPLLIHNLASPAGAREQGRQLMERVGLGPADRYQNRLPRQLSGGQQQRVAIARALALKPKVLICDESVSMLDAEIQAEVLALLRQLQHELGLAMIFITHDLSVASGFCHRLIVLNKGHVVEEGPGDQLLHQPQAEITRTLVEACPRLPS from the coding sequence ATGACAACCGCGCCAGGGACTGTGCTGGAACTCGACCAGTTCCGGCTCCGTTACCCCGGAAGCCAGGCGTGGACTCTTGATGGGCTTGACCTGCGTCTGCGTCCGGGCGAACGCCTGGCCTTGGTGGGACCCTCCGGCTGCGGCAAGAGCACGGTGGCCAGAGCAGCGCTGCAACTACTGCCCCCAGGCAGCAGTTGCGAAGGAGGACTCACCCTGAACGGTCACGACCCACGCAGCCTGAACCTGGCCGATCTAAGGAGATTGCGCGGTGAATCGGTGGGACTGGTCTTTCAGGATCCGATGACACGTCTGAATCCACTGATGACCGTGGGCGGTCACCTACTAGACACCCTGCGTGCCCATAGGCCAGAGATGAACGATATGGAGCGTCTCCAGCGAGCCGAAGAGTTACTGGAGCAGGTGGGCATCGGCGCCACTCGCTTCCGCGCCTACCCGCACGAGTTCAGCGGCGGCATGCGCCAGCGCCTGGCCATCGCACTGGCCATCGCCCTCAGCCCTCCGCTGGTGATCGCTGACGAACCCACCACAAGCCTGGATGTGGCCGTGGCAGGCCAGGTGATGGCGGCTCTAAGAACGCTGTGCGAGGAACTTGGCAGCGGATTGTTGCTGATCACCCACGATCTGGCGATGGCCCATCGCTGGTGCGAACGCATGGCGGTACTGGATGGTGGACGCGTCGTGGAGATCAACCGCAGCGACGTGGTCCTGACCTATCCCAGCTCCAGAGTGGGACAAAGGCTGCTTGCGGCTGCCCGAGCCAGAGAGGGGGGCAGCAGCCCTGAAGCACCTGACGCGAACACAGTGCTGTCTGTGCAGGAACTGCGCTGCTGGCACAACCTTGGTGGTCCACCTTGGAATCCTTCCTGGCTGAAAGCGGTGGATGGCATCAGCTTCCAGTTGCGAGCTGGCGAAACCCTGGGAGTGGTGGGAGGTTCTGGCTGTGGCAAAAGCACCCTCTGCCGAGCCCTGATGGGACTCACGCCGATTCGTGGCGGCTGGGTACAGCTACTCGGCAAGGATCTACTGAAGCTGCGGGGACGTGAGGCTCGTCAGGTGCGACGAACCATTCAGATGGTGTTCCAGGACCCTCTGGCCTGCCTGAATCCAGCCATGTCGGTGCTGGATGCCATCGTCGATCCACTGCTGATCCACAATCTGGCCTCACCAGCAGGAGCTCGGGAACAAGGCCGTCAGCTGATGGAACGCGTCGGTCTTGGACCAGCAGATCGTTACCAAAACCGTCTTCCCCGACAGCTTTCCGGAGGCCAGCAACAACGGGTAGCCATTGCCCGCGCTCTGGCGCTGAAACCGAAGGTGCTGATCTGTGATGAAAGCGTGAGCATGCTTGATGCCGAAATCCAAGCGGAGGTTCTGGCACTGCTTCGCCAGCTGCAGCATGAACTCGGGCTGGCGATGATTTTCATCACCCATGACCTTTCAGTGGCCAGTGGCTTCTGCCATCGACTGATCGTGCTCAACAAGGGGCACGTCGTGGAAGAAGGGCCCGGTGACCAACTGCTGCATCAACCGCAAGCCGAGATCACGCGAACACTCGTCGAAGCCTGTCCGCGCCTACCCAGCTGA
- the ylqF gene encoding ribosome biogenesis GTPase YlqF, which produces MSSPPIQWYPGHIAKAEQQLRRNLDKVDLVIEVRDARIPLATGHPHLSRWIKGKQHLLVINRRDMVTAEARTAWEAWFKGQGQRTVWCDAKAGTGVKQVQQAAIRAGDQLNERRRNRDMRPRPVRALTLGFPNVGKSALINRLVRQKVVASARRAGVTRTLRWVRLGQDIDLLDAPGVLPPRLDDQQAALHLALCDDIGQAAYDGELVAQAFLRLLMGLQQQQFSGVSLAVLEGRYGTPLSGETEDPALWLQAVAQRHTSSDTARMAQRLLDDFRKSALGSIALELPA; this is translated from the coding sequence GTGAGTTCACCACCGATTCAGTGGTATCCAGGCCACATTGCCAAGGCGGAGCAGCAACTCCGGCGCAATCTCGACAAGGTTGATTTGGTGATCGAGGTGCGTGACGCACGCATCCCTCTGGCCACAGGTCATCCCCACCTCAGCCGTTGGATCAAGGGCAAGCAGCACTTGCTGGTGATCAACCGCCGAGACATGGTCACTGCTGAGGCGCGAACCGCCTGGGAGGCGTGGTTCAAGGGCCAGGGGCAGCGCACGGTTTGGTGTGATGCCAAGGCTGGTACTGGGGTCAAGCAAGTGCAGCAGGCGGCAATTCGCGCCGGCGATCAGCTGAATGAACGCAGGCGTAATAGGGATATGCGCCCAAGGCCCGTACGAGCACTCACACTTGGTTTCCCCAATGTGGGTAAATCAGCACTGATCAACAGGCTGGTGAGGCAGAAGGTCGTGGCTAGTGCCCGTCGGGCTGGCGTCACTCGCACCCTGCGTTGGGTGCGCCTTGGCCAAGACATTGACCTGTTGGATGCGCCGGGAGTACTGCCGCCACGTCTGGACGACCAGCAGGCTGCGTTGCATCTGGCCCTTTGTGATGACATCGGTCAGGCCGCTTATGACGGTGAACTTGTTGCTCAGGCGTTTTTGCGGTTGCTGATGGGTTTGCAGCAGCAACAGTTCTCCGGCGTGTCGCTTGCTGTGCTGGAAGGGCGTTATGGAACGCCACTGTCGGGTGAGACTGAAGACCCGGCCCTGTGGCTTCAGGCAGTGGCACAGCGCCATACCTCTTCAGACACGGCGCGCATGGCCCAGCGCTTACTGGATGATTTTCGTAAGTCAGCGCTGGGCAGCATCGCTTTGGAGTTGCCGGCATGA